One Misgurnus anguillicaudatus chromosome 20, ASM2758022v2, whole genome shotgun sequence DNA segment encodes these proteins:
- the grna.1 gene encoding granulin 1, translated as MVPVLMFVMAVLVAADDLSAPAGSASLSVVYCDSFTYCPDGTTCCRNLYGHWFCCPFAMGQCCRDGVHCCRHGYHCDSTSTRCLTGWLNLPSFIQTASKAIQKTELVLMDQADKWQNEVDSVQCDANVFCPVEMVCCKTPTGQWGCCSGSML; from the exons ATGGTTCCAGTGTTGATGTTTGTAATGGCAGTGCTGGTAGCAGCAGATGATCTCTCAGCTCCAGCAGGGTCTGCCTCTCTCTCAGTGGTGTACTGTGATTCTTTTACTTATTGTCCTGATGGGACAACATGCTGTCGGAATCTATATGGGCATTGGTTTTGCTGTCCATTTGCTATG GGTCAGTGCTGCAGGGATGGTGTACATTGTTGCCGTCATGGCTATCACTGTGATTCAACATCAACCAGGTGTTTGACGGGATGGTTGAATCTGCCATCTTTCATCCAAACAGCCTCCAAAGCAATCCAGAAAACTGAG CTTGTGCTGATGGATCAAGCTGATAAATGGCAGAATGAGGTTGATTCTGTACAGTGTGATGCGAATGTCTTCTGTCCAGTAGAGATGGTCTGCTGCAAAACACCAACTGGCCAATGGGGCTGCTGCAGTG GATCGATGCTATAA
- the clxn gene encoding calaxin — MSAMNKKLIQNLAEALCKQFKHFNTEEAECLIRLFNDLLEEQSERRAAHGLDRVKFRNILHNTFDMTDDMMMDRVFRSFDKDNDSYVSVKEWVQGLSVLLRGTLDEKIKHCFDVYDLNGDGYISREEMFHMLKDSLIRQPTEEDPDEGVKDLVEIALKKMDYDHDGRVSYADFKKAVRDENLLLEAFGNCLPDAKTIQVFEGRVFQESNELH; from the exons ATGTCGGCAATGAACAAAAAACTAATTCAAAACCTTGCCGAAGCTTTATGCAAACAATTCAAACACT TCAACACAGAGGAGGCGGAGTGTTTGATCAGATTGTTCAATGATCTTCTGGAAGAGCAGTCAGAGAGAAGAGCTGCTCATGGACTCGACCGGGTCAAGTTTAGAAATATACTGCACAACACATTTGACATGACTGACGACATGATGATGGATAGAG TTTTTCGTTCATTTGACAAGGACAATGACAGCTATGTAAGTGTCAAAGAATGGGTGCAAGGTCTGTCTGTCCTCCTGCGAGGGACATTggatgaaaaaataaaac ACTGTTTTGACGTATACGATCTAAATGGTGACGGATACATCTCACGGGAAGAGATGTTTCACATGCTGAAAGACAGTCTCATTAGACAACCCACTGAAGAGGATCCAGATGAGGGGGTTAAGGATCTCGTAGAGATTGCATTAAAGAAAATG GACTACGACCATGATGGGAGAGTTTCTTATGCTGATTTTAAAAAGGCAGTCAGAGATGAAAATCTTTTATTAGAGGCTTTTGGCAACTGCCTTCCAGATGCAAag ACTATACAGGTATTCGAGGGACGTGTATTCCAGGAATCAAATGAACTACACTGA